The Oecophyllibacter saccharovorans sequence GCGAACCCGGTACTCATCCTGCGCGTAAACGCCGTAAAGCGCGCCGGTGTGCCCCGAGCCCTGATGAATGGTGACAGGCGTGGACAGGAAAACAGGCGTGTCCCCGTCGCTGCCGGCCCCGTTGCTGCCGGGCTGCACCGGGTAAACATCCGCATCGGTGCGGGTGACGCTGCGCGCGCCGTAGGCCTGGAAACCCATGCGCACTGTATGGGCAGGGGCGGCGCGCCACTCGACATCGCTCTGCACCCCGGCGGTGAATACCGAGCGGGCAGCGCGTTCCGCCATGCCGTTATAGACCAGGTCCCCCACCGGATCCGGCGAGTAGCGCACCGCACTTGCGTGCACCACGGCAGAAGTCGTGGCCTTGATCGCGCCGCGCTTTTCCTGCCAGGAGAAAATGCCGAAATCCCCAAGCTCCGCCTGGTGCTCGTTCAGCGCCGCACTGGCCGGGTCAGAGGCCGGCACGCTGTGGCCGCGCCAGACCGGGCTTGCGAACTGCCGCTGCTGGGCAGGATTGTTGGGCAGCTGGAACCAGGCATTGGCCACGCCGGCTGTCAGGCTGAACTGCGTATGCTCGCTGGCTGTGTACCGCAGATGGCCCATGAAGTGGTACTGGTTGGTCAGGTCATGGGGGGCATTGAAACGGGGCGTGGGGTTTTCAATGCCCACGCGGTCATGAACGGCATCAGCCGTCAGGTACCAGTCCCATTTTCCCAGGCGGCCGCCCCACAGGGCTGAAGGCTGCAGGTTGTCGCGCGCACCGCCGTAAAGCTGCAGGCCGGCATGCGCATCCTCAACGCCGTTGCGCGTGTGAATATCCACCACGCCGGCCTGGCGGAAGCCGAACTGCGCCGGCAGCGCGCCGACGGTCAGGCTCAAATCATGGGCAAAGCGCGTCATGAGGGCCTGGCTGAACAGGTTGACGCCTTCAGGCAGCATGACGCCGTCCAGGCGGTACTGCACATTGCCATGATCGCCGCGGATGTGAAGCTGGCCGAAACTGTCCTGCGCCACGCCGGGTGCCTGCAGCAGAACAGAATTGAGGGAAGCGTTATCCCCGCCGGGAATGGCGGCCAGGGCCTTGGCGGAAAATCGCGTCTGCGTCGCCCCGAGACCGGGCGGAAGCGCCTCACGCCCGGAAGAGCCGCGGCTCGCCGTGATGCGGAGATGCTCGGGAAGCGGGGGCTGGACCGCAGCGCTGCGGTTTGCGGGTGCAGGTGCGGAAGAAGTGGACGGAAGGTTTTTTTTCAAATGCGCCCCCGGCTTGCCTTTGGCAAGCATTGGCGCAGCCTGGGCGGTAGCCAGGAGAAATCCGGCGCAGATCACACTGCTTGCGGCCCCCACCCGCAAATATTTTCCTGCCCCCCCTGCCATGTGCTCTCTCCCGCTTGCCCTACAGGGTTCCTCTGTCATAGCTGAAATTCATGTTGACACCGTAACAGTCTGAGACCGAATCGGAAATTCCGTCCTGAAAAACTACCTGTCCAGAACCATCTGTCGATAGAAATAGAATGTTATAACGTAACATTACAAGGGGCGGCTGAAGACCGGATCACATCAGTGACCCGATTTTCAGAACTATTCAGAACTAGCGGTGCTACCCGCCCGATTAGGCTTCAGCCAATTAAGCTTCAGGAGGCGCGACGCATTCCGCCACGAAACGCTTCATGGCACGACCGCGGTGGCTGCAGCGGTTTTTCTCCTCGTCACTCATCTGCCCGAAACTGCGCGGCTCGGGGCTGGCAGCACCGGCGCTGGCTGCGATCTCCTCGGCCGGCACGAAGATCGGGTCATAGCCATGACCGCCCGTGCCACGAGGGGGCCAGCACACCTCGCCCTCGCAGGTGCCGCGCACGCTGCGCGTTTCCCCGTCCGGCCAGGCCAGGCACAGGACTGCAACGAAAGAAGAGCCACGGTCAGCGGAACGGCTTTGCGCCATTTCATCATGCACCCGCTTCATCGCCACGTTCATGTCGCGCTCAGGGCCGGCCCAGCGGGCGGAATAGACCCCCGGCCTGCCCTCTAGGGCCGACACGCAGAAACCGGAATCGTCTGCGAGGGCGGGCAGACCGGTCGCACGCGCGGCAGCCAGCGCCTTGATCTCGGCATTACCTTCAAAGCTGTCAGCGGTTTCCTCAGGCTCCGGCAGGTTAAGCTCGGCAGCGGAGCGTACCTTGATGCCCAGCGGCGCCAGGAGAAGGGAAAATTCCCTTATTTTCCCGGCATTGTGACTGGCCAGAACGATCTCCGCGCCCCTCTGCAAGCAACGCCGGCTTTCGGCAGGCGTGTTTCCATCTGCCGGGGTTTGGGCCCTGCTCATGACGCGCCTCCTGCAGCAGGGGCAGGAGAAGATGAGCCCTCTCCCTGGTTCTCCGAAGGCAGCTGGGCCAAAGCGGCTTTCTGGGCGGCAAACAATGTGGGCACGCCATTGCGCGCCAGCTCCAGCAGTTCCAGGAACTCCTCATGGCGGAAAGGCTTGTCTTCCGCCGTGCCCTGAATCTCCACAATGCCGCCATCAGCAGTCAGGACAAAATTCGTGTCTGCCTGAGCGCTGCTGTCTTCCACGTAATCAAGGTCCAGCACCGCGCCGGCTTCGGTCAGCCCGCAGGACACCGCCGCCACCTGCCCGGTCAGGGCGCGGCTCTTGCCTGCTTTCTCCAGGGCCTGGGCCAACGCCACCCAGGCCCCGGTGATGGAGGCGCAGCGCGTGCCGCCGTCAGCGTTCAGCACGTCGCAATCAAGCGTGACCGTGCATTCCCCCAGGGCGCGCAGGTCCACGCAGGCCCGCAGCGCCCGGCCGATAAGGCGCTGGATCTCCTGGGTGCGGCCTGACTGCTTGCCTTTGGCCGCCTCGCGCTGGCCGCGCGTATGGGTGGCACGCGGCAACATGCCGTATTCAGCCGTGATCCAGCCCTGCACGGGGCCTTTCTGGTGGCGCAGGAAAGGCGGCAGCTTCCATTCCACGGAAGCGGTGCACAGCACTTCCGTATTGCCGACCCGCACCAATGCCGAGCCTTCAGCATGGCGTGCCATGCCCGTGGTGATGGAGACGGGGCGATTCTCGTCAGGCGCCCGCCCGCTGGGGCGTTTGGCGCGTATCTTGAGATCAGCCGCCTTGAGGGCGGAACGGAGGTCGGCCATGAACGGGAGGCTCCTTACGGGGTCGGGACAAGGGGGAGGCCACCTTAACGGGGAGCCGGTTTTTGTGCACGCTTTTCCGGGGTCCTGCTCGGAGTTCCCCTCACAGGCCCAGCACCAGTCCCGCGCCTGTTCTGGATTTCCTTTGCAGTTTCCCCTTTCCGGCGGGCCTGATATAGGTGCAGCATGACGTCAGTAACGCCTCCCTCGCCTGAGGACCGCCCGGCCTCTTCCCGCCGCTCCCCCCTATCCCGGCCGAGCACCGCCCCCCGTGGTGAAAGCCAGGCCGATGGGGGGCGAAAGTCCCGCGGACCGCTGCCGCCCACGGCCCGGCCCGGCTGGCGGCGCTGGCGCATGCTGACAGCCACCCTGCTTGGCACAGGGGTGCTGGGCGTCAGCGTGGTCGCCATCGGCTGCTGGGGCTTTTATGAGCAGCTGGCCGGC is a genomic window containing:
- a CDS encoding TonB-dependent receptor, which produces MAGGAGKYLRVGAASSVICAGFLLATAQAAPMLAKGKPGAHLKKNLPSTSSAPAPANRSAAVQPPLPEHLRITASRGSSGREALPPGLGATQTRFSAKALAAIPGGDNASLNSVLLQAPGVAQDSFGQLHIRGDHGNVQYRLDGVMLPEGVNLFSQALMTRFAHDLSLTVGALPAQFGFRQAGVVDIHTRNGVEDAHAGLQLYGGARDNLQPSALWGGRLGKWDWYLTADAVHDRVGIENPTPRFNAPHDLTNQYHFMGHLRYTASEHTQFSLTAGVANAWFQLPNNPAQQRQFASPVWRGHSVPASDPASAALNEHQAELGDFGIFSWQEKRGAIKATTSAVVHASAVRYSPDPVGDLVYNGMAERAARSVFTAGVQSDVEWRAAPAHTVRMGFQAYGARSVTRTDADVYPVQPGSNGAGSDGDTPVFLSTPVTIHQGSGHTGALYGVYAQDEYRVRPGLVLNGGLRFDGVDEYVSATQLSPRFSLVWTPWRNGRFHASYARYFTPPAFQTVSGNSLAAYRNTSGAPPNLSGPDSAVKPERDNSFDFGFMQEVTRGWQVSVDGYFKQAHNLLDEGQFGAPIILTSYNYRRGRVHGVEFTTDYTHGPLTLYGNMAWSRAMGKGITSSQWNFSPEDLAYMRHHWVHLDHDQRWTASAGAAYGFFAHTSHPFNISATMVYGSGLRRDGTGARVGVPNGGVLPQYVTFNLGLVQDIFLNAHSSGSGLFGMSEEGRLRLRLDVINLFDRSYRLRDGSGIGVGAPQYGLRRTILGGISYTL
- a CDS encoding non-canonical purine NTP pyrophosphatase — translated: MSRAQTPADGNTPAESRRCLQRGAEIVLASHNAGKIREFSLLLAPLGIKVRSAAELNLPEPEETADSFEGNAEIKALAAARATGLPALADDSGFCVSALEGRPGVYSARWAGPERDMNVAMKRVHDEMAQSRSADRGSSFVAVLCLAWPDGETRSVRGTCEGEVCWPPRGTGGHGYDPIFVPAEEIAASAGAASPEPRSFGQMSDEEKNRCSHRGRAMKRFVAECVAPPEA
- the rph gene encoding ribonuclease PH produces the protein MADLRSALKAADLKIRAKRPSGRAPDENRPVSITTGMARHAEGSALVRVGNTEVLCTASVEWKLPPFLRHQKGPVQGWITAEYGMLPRATHTRGQREAAKGKQSGRTQEIQRLIGRALRACVDLRALGECTVTLDCDVLNADGGTRCASITGAWVALAQALEKAGKSRALTGQVAAVSCGLTEAGAVLDLDYVEDSSAQADTNFVLTADGGIVEIQGTAEDKPFRHEEFLELLELARNGVPTLFAAQKAALAQLPSENQGEGSSSPAPAAGGAS